The Faecalibacterium sp. I3-3-33 DNA window CAGCACCAGATCCCGGGCGTTGCGGGCGCTGCCCACGCAGCCGCTCATCTTGCCGGTGAACACCAGACACAATACCGCCCGACCCGCCTCGGCGTGTGCGCGGAAGGCCTTTTCAAAGTCCTCGATGGAGGCCAGACTGGTCTTGGGATAGGCCGCCGGGTTATCTACCATGAACTGATAGAAGTCCCGCACAGGGATCTCCAGCCCTTCCTTGCGGTAATGCTCGCCGTCCAGCGATACATAAAAGGGCACGACCTCAATGCCAAGCTGCTTGGCGGTGTCCAGCGTCAGGTCGCAGGCGCTGTCGGTAATGATATCAAACATCTGTGACGCTTCCTTTTCTGAAACTCGGGGCTGCTTTTGGCGGCAGCTCAGCCGCGGTGGATGTAGGCCTCGCGCTCTGCGCCCACCGAGATATAGGTGATCTTGCAGCCCACAGCCTTTTCCAGATACTCCACATAATCGCGGGCCTGCTGGGGCAGGTCCTCCCACTTGCGGGCTGCGGTGATATCGCAGTGCCAGCCGGGCAGGTACTCCACCACAGGCTGTGCGGTATCCAGTGCCTCACCCATGGGGAAGCGGGTGGTAGTGGTGCCGTCGGTCAGCTTGTAGGCAGTGACCATGGGGATCTTTTCCATGTAGTCCAGCACGTCCAGCAGGGTCAGGGCGACCTCGTCGCAGCCCTGGCAGAACACGCCGTAGCGGCTTGCCACCAGATCGATGGGGCCCACGCGGCGGGGACGGCCGGTGGCTGCGCCATACTCGTGGCCGGCCTCACGCAGGGCGTGCTTCTCTTCCTCGGTCATAGCCAGCTCGGCGGCGAAGGGGCCGTCACCCACGCAGGAGGAGTAGGCCTTCATGACGCCGATGGAGTTGTGCAGCTTGTGGCCGGGGATGCCGGCACCGATGGGCGCATAAGCACCGATGACGTTGGAGGAGGTGGTGTAGGGGTAGATGCCAAAGTCGATATCGCGCAGTGCGCCCAGCTGTGCCTCAAACAGCACCTTCTTGCCGGCTGCATCGGCATCGGCCAGATACTGACCCACATCGCAGATATAGTCCTTGAAGATGGCGGCATACTTTTCGAGCCATGCCCACATCTCGTCCACGCTGATGGGGGAAGCGTTGTAGCTGCCCTCCATGACCAGATTCTTGGAATCCACCATGGTGACCAGACGCTTCTTCACGGCGTCGTCCAGATGCAGCAGGTCGCCCATGCGCAGGGTCTTTTTCATGTACTTGTCGCCGTAAGCGTAGGCAATGCCGCGCTTGGTGGAGCCGAACTGTGCGCCGGTCTTGGACAGGCGTGCCTCCTCCAGACCATCCTGCTCCACATGGTAGGGCATGGTGATGGTTGCGCGGTCGGAGATCTTCAGGTTCGCCGGGGTGATCGCAATGCCCTGCTCGCGCAGCTTATTGATCTCGCCGTCCAGATGATGCGGGTCGATGACCATACCGTTGCCCATAACGCAGACGACGTTGGGGCGCAGGATGCCGGAGGGCAGCAGGTTCAGCACGAACTTGCCACGCTCGTTTTTAACGGTATGGCCTGCGTTGTTGCCGCCCTGATACCGTGCAACGATGTCGTACTCCTGGCTGATCAGGTCGACCATGCGGCCCTTGCCCTCATCGCCCCAGTTGATACCCGTAATTGCAGTAAGCATAATAAATGACCTCTTTATCCTTTTTTCAAAAGACAGCCTTTTCCGTGCACCTTGCCCGGGATACGCTACCTTGGGTAAAACGCACCGGTTTGCTGCCCTTGCGGCACGCACCAATGCAATTATAGTATAGCACAGTCTGCCGCGCAAAAAAAGGGGGAACGCACCTTTTTGCGGCGGATTCCCTCTTTAAGATCACGTTCTCAGCTGTGCCCCCCAGTTCTCCGGGAAAAGGGCAACAAAAAACGGCTCTGCCGAAGCAGAGCCGTAAAAGTGCATACTGAGATATAATCAGCGCTTGCTGAACTGGGGAGCATCGCTGGCAGGGCACAGCCCTGCACGCGATGCTTGAGCAAAGATTTATAAGCGCCTCCGGCTCGCCCCTTGCGGGGCAACCGCCGGAGATGCGCAGTCGTGCTCCCCAGTTCTCCGGGAAAAGGGCAACAAAAAACGGCTCTGCCGAAGCAGAGCCGTAAAAGTGCATACTGAGATATAATCAGCGCTTGGAGAACTGGGGAGCACGACGTGCAGCCTTCAGACCGTACTTCTTACGCTCCTTCATACGAGGATCGCGGGTCAGGAAGCCAGCCTTCTTCAGCACAGGACGGTTCTCATCGCTCTGCTGCAGCAGGGCGCGGCTCAGGCCGTGACGGATAGCGCCAGCCTGACCGGAAACACCGCCGCCGGAAACGCGGACGACGACGTCATACTTGCCCTCCAGG harbors:
- the rpsI gene encoding 30S ribosomal protein S9 — translated: MYETKPYFYGTGRRKDSVARVRVYTGTGKITINDRDIDNYFGLETLKLIVRSPLVLLGLEGKYDVVVRVSGGGVSGQAGAIRHGLSRALLQQSDENRPVLKKAGFLTRDPRMKERKKYGLKAARRAPQFSKR
- a CDS encoding adenylosuccinate synthase yields the protein MLTAITGINWGDEGKGRMVDLISQEYDIVARYQGGNNAGHTVKNERGKFVLNLLPSGILRPNVVCVMGNGMVIDPHHLDGEINKLREQGIAITPANLKISDRATITMPYHVEQDGLEEARLSKTGAQFGSTKRGIAYAYGDKYMKKTLRMGDLLHLDDAVKKRLVTMVDSKNLVMEGSYNASPISVDEMWAWLEKYAAIFKDYICDVGQYLADADAAGKKVLFEAQLGALRDIDFGIYPYTTSSNVIGAYAPIGAGIPGHKLHNSIGVMKAYSSCVGDGPFAAELAMTEEEKHALREAGHEYGAATGRPRRVGPIDLVASRYGVFCQGCDEVALTLLDVLDYMEKIPMVTAYKLTDGTTTTRFPMGEALDTAQPVVEYLPGWHCDITAARKWEDLPQQARDYVEYLEKAVGCKITYISVGAEREAYIHRG